One Paenibacillus sp. FSL W8-0186 genomic window carries:
- a CDS encoding carbohydrate ABC transporter permease, producing MTLFRPLLRHGTVYFFLCLLSLFIIYPLLYTFLSVFMTPEETSQFPPAIFPSSLYWGSLEAVIRLIPVFRFIANSFLVSTLVMIGQLITASLAAYAFAFIAFRGKAFWFAVFLSTMMIPWEVTMIPNFLLIKSWNWLDSYPGLVFPFLASAFGVFLLRQFFLQLPRELFEAARIDGCGHTRYFAGIVLPLARPGLATLAVYVFLNTWNSYLWPLLITNTANMRTVQIGISMLQFEEMTAWNVVIAGVALVLLPSLLLIVLGLKQLVRGLTAGAIKG from the coding sequence ATGACGCTGTTCCGTCCGCTGCTGCGCCACGGCACGGTATATTTCTTCCTGTGCTTGCTGTCGCTGTTCATTATCTATCCGCTGCTGTACACCTTTCTCTCGGTTTTCATGACGCCGGAAGAGACAAGCCAGTTCCCGCCGGCCATCTTCCCGTCCAGCTTGTATTGGGGCAGCCTGGAGGCGGTCATCCGGCTAATCCCGGTGTTTCGCTTCATCGCTAACAGCTTCCTTGTCTCGACGCTGGTCATGATCGGACAACTGATTACGGCCAGCCTGGCCGCCTATGCTTTCGCTTTCATCGCTTTTCGCGGCAAGGCGTTCTGGTTCGCGGTCTTTCTGTCGACGATGATGATTCCTTGGGAAGTGACGATGATCCCGAATTTCCTCCTGATCAAATCATGGAACTGGCTCGATTCTTATCCCGGGCTCGTCTTCCCTTTCCTTGCATCCGCTTTTGGCGTGTTCCTGCTGCGGCAATTTTTCCTGCAGCTGCCCCGGGAGCTGTTCGAAGCGGCACGCATCGACGGTTGCGGTCATACGCGCTACTTCGCCGGCATCGTTCTGCCGCTGGCCAGGCCGGGCCTCGCGACGCTGGCCGTATACGTGTTCCTGAACACCTGGAATAGTTATTTATGGCCGCTGCTCATTACGAACACCGCCAACATGCGCACCGTGCAAATCGGCATCAGCATGCTGCAGTTTGAGGAAATGACCGCCTGGAACGTTGTTATTGCCGGAGTTGCACTCGTGCTGCTTCCTTCCCTGCTGCTCATCGTCCTCGGGTTAAAGCAGCTTGTACGCGGGTTAACGGCCGGGGCGATCAAGGGATAG
- a CDS encoding sugar ABC transporter permease produces the protein MNTTVRNAPAPAAVTARSYKSAYRNGLTASLKEHALAYLFLAPSIVIFGLFLLYPLVKSVYLSFFLTDPRGNIAAYVGLDNFRQLLGSAQFWNSLEVTGKFVLLTVPGGLVLGLIMAALAHSRLRGMRLFQFIFSLPLAVSVSTSAVIWMMLFHPTLGMFNYFLDLAGLPAVQWLTDSRWALISISVMTIWMNSGFNFIVLLSGLQGIPEDMYDSAKVDGAGPIRTFIRIILPLLSPTLFFLLIVSVIGSFQAFGQMHILTKGGPAGSTEVFVYSIYKEAFVNYQFGTGSAMAIILFLLILALTLIQFTILEKKVHYQ, from the coding sequence ATGAACACCACCGTCAGAAACGCACCAGCTCCTGCTGCAGTCACCGCTCGCTCCTACAAGTCTGCTTATCGGAATGGGTTAACGGCAAGCTTGAAAGAGCATGCGCTGGCTTATCTTTTTCTCGCTCCGTCCATCGTAATTTTCGGCCTTTTTCTCTTATATCCCCTCGTTAAATCGGTATACCTCAGCTTCTTCCTGACCGATCCCCGCGGCAATATTGCCGCTTACGTCGGACTGGACAATTTCAGGCAGCTCCTGGGCTCGGCTCAGTTCTGGAATAGCCTGGAGGTTACTGGCAAATTTGTGCTGCTCACCGTTCCGGGCGGGCTTGTCCTCGGCCTGATCATGGCTGCGCTCGCCCATTCCCGCCTCAGAGGGATGCGCCTGTTCCAGTTTATATTCTCTCTTCCTCTCGCCGTCTCGGTCAGCACCTCGGCGGTCATCTGGATGATGCTGTTCCATCCTACGCTGGGGATGTTCAATTATTTCCTCGATCTGGCGGGGCTTCCCGCAGTACAATGGCTGACCGATTCGCGCTGGGCGCTGATATCGATTTCCGTCATGACAATCTGGATGAATTCCGGCTTTAATTTCATCGTATTGCTCAGCGGCCTGCAAGGCATTCCTGAGGATATGTACGACAGCGCCAAGGTAGACGGAGCGGGACCCATTCGCACGTTTATCCGCATCATTCTGCCCTTGTTGTCGCCCACGCTCTTCTTTCTGCTGATCGTCTCGGTCATCGGTTCGTTTCAGGCGTTTGGGCAGATGCATATTTTGACGAAAGGCGGCCCTGCAGGCTCAACTGAAGTGTTCGTCTATTCCATTTACAAGGAAGCCTTTGTCAATTACCAATTCGGTACGGGCAGCGCCATGGCCATCATCCTGTTTCTGCTCATTCTGGCCTTAACGCTCATTCAGTTCACCATTTTGGAAAAGAAGGTGCATTATCAATGA
- a CDS encoding polyprenyl synthetase family protein, with protein sequence MNLHEQLGISIRAVDKEIENMVKFDKDVPRSSELARSILELIRSGGKRVRPLMVIAGSRFGPSPDERKTWRLAAAAEFIHAASLIHDDIIDDSPVRRGDTAMHIKLGISRAIHVGNYMSARVIELISAYSAERDRYAYDLSSLVTTQLCLGEYQQLSHLFDYDVTIEQYLEKSKNKTAQLMAACLRIGALSAGADEETAGLLYSFGEKLGMSFQIRDDILDFTQSSAKLGKPAGSDLRSGQVTLPVLFALQDEGLAPRIRSIGAHTPAEYTNEVIAAIQSCGALQQTEALSQQYLDEAQQIIDQLSSYPAHRDLQALLSFFGGRDK encoded by the coding sequence ATGAACCTGCATGAACAGCTCGGCATCTCCATTAGAGCGGTAGATAAAGAAATCGAGAATATGGTGAAATTCGATAAGGATGTTCCCCGCTCCTCGGAGCTGGCCCGCAGTATTCTCGAGCTTATTCGCTCGGGCGGCAAACGGGTTCGCCCATTGATGGTGATCGCAGGAAGCCGCTTCGGTCCCTCACCCGACGAACGCAAGACATGGAGATTGGCCGCTGCTGCCGAGTTCATCCATGCCGCTTCCCTGATTCATGACGACATTATCGACGATTCGCCAGTTCGCCGGGGCGACACAGCGATGCATATCAAGCTCGGGATCAGCCGGGCGATCCACGTCGGCAATTATATGTCGGCCCGGGTGATCGAGTTGATCTCCGCCTATTCCGCAGAACGCGATCGCTATGCTTACGATCTGTCTTCACTGGTTACAACGCAGCTCTGCCTGGGTGAATATCAGCAATTATCCCATCTGTTTGATTACGACGTAACGATTGAGCAATACCTGGAAAAATCAAAAAATAAAACCGCCCAGCTCATGGCCGCCTGCCTGCGGATCGGAGCGCTGTCCGCCGGTGCAGACGAGGAAACGGCTGGCCTGCTGTACAGCTTCGGAGAGAAGCTGGGCATGTCCTTCCAAATTCGCGACGATATTCTGGATTTCACCCAGTCCTCGGCGAAGCTGGGCAAACCTGCGGGCAGCGACCTGCGCAGCGGCCAAGTGACGCTCCCCGTCCTGTTCGCACTGCAGGATGAAGGGCTTGCACCTAGAATCCGGTCGATAGGCGCGCATACGCCGGCCGAATATACGAACGAAGTCATTGCCGCAATTCAAAGCTGCGGGGCGCTCCAGCAAACCGAGGCGTTAAGCCAGCAGTATTTGGACGAGGCGCAGCAAATCATCGATCAATTAAGCAGCTATCCGGCCCACCGGGATTTACAGGCGCTGCTCAGCTTCTTTGGGGGCCGGGATAAATAA
- a CDS encoding FAD-dependent oxidoreductase, whose translation MKKIVVLGGGYGGVVTSKHLAKLFKKDKDVEIQLIDKNPYHTLLTELHEVAANRAPEDSIQIDLKKIFAGQKVDVVLDYIDNIDFKAKELRSKKQTYKYDYLVIGTGCKPTFFGIPGAEEHAMTLWSYEDAVKLKIQVRRMFSEAAKETDPAIRKKKLSFVVVGAGFTGVELVGELAEFRDELCKEFYIDPSEVRLVVADMAPKILPILPDKLIGKAVKRLNKMNVEIVTSAKITGVTKSSVLLGEKELEAATIVWTAGVEGSDLVGKLDVQQEGRKRIVTNDKLQSVDHEDVYIVGDNIFYIPEGETRPVPQMVENAEQAGPLIAHNIYADVKGKPKKSYKPGFHGTMVCIGSRYGVANVGLPNKMFMVSGFMAMLFKHLINMYYLFTVVGFNKVWTYMMHEFFHVNNRRSFVGGHFAKRSPNFWLLPLRVFVGYKWLQEGLDKLPKVLKNPSEIFLIPAPPNAGDAISAASEAAQAVTTTVDAQAAASAVESASTAVTALPVPGFITNTVNWFMGLFFYTSDGGYTGLATVFQTGMVFAEIIIGLLLIAGLFTAVSSIITVGLGIMIWSSSMASGEMLWYMTAGVALIGGSGSMFGLDYYVLPWLKKHWKRIPLVRRWYLYTD comes from the coding sequence TTGAAGAAAATAGTCGTTCTTGGCGGCGGTTACGGCGGTGTCGTCACCTCGAAGCATCTGGCCAAATTGTTCAAAAAAGACAAAGATGTCGAGATTCAGTTGATTGACAAGAACCCGTACCATACGCTGCTGACGGAATTGCACGAAGTCGCGGCAAACCGGGCACCCGAGGATTCCATTCAGATTGATTTAAAGAAAATTTTCGCGGGACAGAAAGTGGATGTCGTCCTGGACTACATCGACAACATTGATTTTAAAGCGAAAGAGCTTCGCTCCAAGAAACAAACGTACAAATACGATTACCTCGTTATCGGTACCGGCTGTAAGCCAACGTTCTTCGGCATTCCAGGCGCCGAGGAGCATGCGATGACCTTATGGTCTTATGAGGACGCTGTAAAGCTGAAAATACAGGTTCGCCGCATGTTCAGCGAAGCTGCCAAGGAAACGGATCCGGCGATCCGCAAGAAGAAGCTTTCCTTCGTCGTCGTCGGAGCAGGCTTTACCGGCGTAGAGCTCGTTGGCGAGCTTGCCGAATTCCGCGATGAGCTGTGCAAGGAATTCTACATCGATCCGAGCGAGGTTCGCCTCGTCGTGGCGGATATGGCGCCAAAAATTCTGCCGATTCTCCCAGATAAACTGATCGGCAAGGCGGTCAAACGCCTGAATAAAATGAATGTCGAAATCGTAACGAGCGCCAAAATTACCGGCGTTACGAAATCGAGCGTCCTGCTTGGAGAGAAGGAGCTTGAAGCGGCAACAATCGTCTGGACGGCGGGTGTTGAAGGCTCCGACCTTGTCGGCAAGCTCGACGTGCAGCAGGAAGGCCGCAAACGGATCGTTACGAACGACAAGCTGCAAAGCGTGGATCATGAGGACGTATACATCGTTGGCGACAACATCTTCTATATCCCGGAAGGCGAGACGCGTCCGGTTCCGCAAATGGTCGAAAATGCCGAGCAAGCAGGTCCGCTCATTGCTCATAACATTTATGCGGACGTCAAGGGCAAACCGAAGAAGTCCTACAAGCCAGGCTTCCACGGTACGATGGTCTGCATCGGCAGCCGCTACGGCGTAGCGAATGTGGGACTGCCGAATAAGATGTTCATGGTCAGCGGATTCATGGCGATGCTCTTCAAGCACTTGATCAATATGTACTATCTGTTCACGGTGGTTGGCTTCAATAAAGTATGGACTTATATGATGCATGAATTTTTCCATGTGAACAATCGCCGAAGCTTCGTAGGCGGCCATTTCGCCAAGCGTTCACCTAACTTCTGGCTGCTGCCGCTCCGGGTATTCGTCGGCTACAAATGGCTGCAGGAAGGTCTCGACAAGCTGCCTAAAGTGCTCAAGAACCCTTCCGAAATCTTTCTGATTCCGGCGCCGCCAAATGCCGGCGATGCGATATCCGCGGCAAGCGAAGCGGCGCAGGCCGTGACGACAACCGTTGACGCTCAAGCGGCCGCATCCGCCGTAGAAAGCGCGTCTACCGCCGTTACGGCACTCCCGGTACCCGGATTTATCACGAATACGGTGAACTGGTTTATGGGTCTCTTCTTCTATACATCCGACGGCGGCTATACCGGACTTGCGACCGTATTCCAAACCGGTATGGTATTTGCAGAAATCATTATCGGCCTCCTGCTGATTGCCGGCCTGTTCACCGCAGTGTCCTCCATCATCACGGTTGGACTCGGCATCATGATCTGGTCCTCGAGCATGGCATCGGGCGAAATGCTCTGGTACATGACAGCTGGCGTAGCGCTGATTGGCGGATCAGGCAGCATGTTCGGACTTGACTACTACGTACTGCCTTGGCTCAAGAAGCATTGGAAGAGAATACCGCTCGTTCGCAGATGGTATCTTTATACGGATTAA
- a CDS encoding FMN-binding protein gives MKKASILLCSALLLGLLAGCGAKNEANTANPANNAPAAENSSANASAEAPAAEGKFQDGLYFAMGKEDPKSGWQYFVKLQVEGGKITDVDWNGTNATVPVDKVTYSEQGKYGMKEKGNAQAEWHEQAAKAIAFLIEKQDTKAVTLDAEGRTDAISGVSIHVNDLFDLADQALAAGPIQPGPYKDGNYHAEEDKFAEKSGWKETVDVIVSAGNIVRVNFSGVNEAGEDKKQNSIDGKYGMVANGGAQAEWHEQAAKAEQYLVEKQDPAAVSFNDEGKTDAISGVSISLKSYYDLAAKALEQAK, from the coding sequence ATGAAAAAAGCATCCATTCTACTATGCAGCGCTTTACTGCTAGGACTTCTTGCAGGGTGCGGGGCCAAAAATGAAGCTAATACGGCGAATCCGGCCAACAACGCTCCAGCTGCCGAGAACAGCTCTGCCAACGCTTCAGCCGAAGCTCCAGCTGCAGAAGGCAAATTCCAGGACGGTCTATACTTCGCCATGGGTAAGGAAGATCCAAAATCCGGCTGGCAATACTTCGTGAAGCTGCAGGTGGAAGGCGGCAAAATCACGGACGTCGATTGGAATGGCACCAACGCAACCGTTCCGGTAGACAAAGTTACTTATTCCGAACAAGGCAAATACGGCATGAAGGAAAAAGGAAACGCGCAGGCAGAATGGCATGAACAAGCGGCCAAAGCGATCGCTTTCCTGATTGAGAAGCAAGACACGAAGGCCGTAACCCTTGATGCCGAGGGCAGAACCGATGCTATTTCCGGCGTATCCATTCACGTTAACGATTTGTTCGACCTGGCTGACCAGGCGCTGGCTGCAGGCCCAATCCAGCCAGGACCTTACAAAGATGGCAACTACCACGCCGAAGAAGACAAATTCGCCGAGAAATCCGGCTGGAAAGAAACCGTTGACGTCATCGTATCCGCAGGAAACATCGTCAGAGTGAACTTCAGCGGCGTAAACGAAGCTGGTGAAGATAAGAAACAAAACTCCATCGACGGCAAGTACGGCATGGTTGCTAATGGCGGCGCGCAAGCAGAATGGCATGAGCAAGCTGCCAAAGCCGAGCAATATCTTGTTGAGAAACAAGATCCAGCTGCGGTTAGCTTCAATGACGAAGGCAAAACAGATGCCATCTCCGGCGTATCGATCAGCTTGAAGTCATACTACGATCTTGCAGCCAAAGCGCTTGAGCAAGCTAAATAA
- a CDS encoding HD domain-containing phosphohydrolase, translating into MSISLSVYKTFYSRLLLNYIAGSLAAVISIASLIIFAFKEIPRNEYVWMLAVMFVSIAAMLGLEWAVFSRQIRPIRQAFHEPVGTFTEMQSIYLKTHRLPALTVKRIIGPHLFGLAVPAASLSLWLVSAGELSIPPYYVLLALLGGAFLAGMHALIEFYLTSHFIRPVLEEMQFQSLQLFGRELTLGGRVLISIKRKLRWSFFLIGAFPLLLYNLAVQFRLGDWNVDHSAYWKWAGIVLLIGLGFAFFGSRLLTRELETPIQHLYERMAEVKVGYLRTEASDLFSDEFSRLVSGFNHMLRGVRIQAARNDQLVESYFATLAAALDARDPYTAGHSLRVAEYAVQIGNLARLPKHVVDQLRKAALLHDIGKIGIPDAVLLKEGQLSEEEWEQIKAHPVLGEAILKQIEPADEMAAFLPGVRSHHERYDGAGYPDGLKGEEIPLFGRIIAVADAFDAMTSDRPYRKGMDAATAICILEKGKGTQWDPYFVGLFVQAYYEKQTS; encoded by the coding sequence ATGAGCATTTCATTGTCGGTGTATAAGACGTTTTATTCACGCCTATTGCTGAACTATATCGCAGGCTCGCTCGCCGCCGTCATTTCCATCGCCAGTCTTATCATTTTCGCCTTTAAGGAGATCCCGAGGAACGAGTATGTCTGGATGCTTGCAGTCATGTTCGTCTCCATTGCCGCCATGCTCGGGTTGGAGTGGGCGGTATTCTCCAGGCAAATCAGGCCGATCCGCCAGGCGTTCCATGAACCTGTCGGCACCTTCACTGAAATGCAGTCGATATATTTAAAGACCCACCGTCTGCCTGCGCTGACCGTCAAAAGAATTATCGGGCCCCATTTATTCGGGCTGGCCGTTCCCGCGGCCAGCTTGTCGCTATGGCTCGTGTCCGCGGGAGAACTATCGATTCCGCCTTATTATGTGCTGCTGGCGCTGCTTGGAGGTGCTTTTCTGGCCGGCATGCATGCACTGATTGAATTCTATCTCACCTCTCACTTTATCCGGCCTGTACTGGAAGAGATGCAGTTCCAATCCTTGCAGCTGTTCGGCAGGGAGCTGACGCTCGGCGGCCGTGTGCTTATCTCAATCAAACGCAAGTTAAGATGGAGTTTTTTTCTGATTGGGGCTTTTCCGCTTCTGTTATACAATCTCGCTGTTCAATTCAGGCTGGGAGATTGGAATGTCGACCATTCAGCCTATTGGAAATGGGCTGGCATTGTTCTTCTGATCGGGCTTGGCTTTGCTTTCTTCGGATCGCGGCTGCTGACCCGGGAACTCGAGACGCCGATTCAGCATTTGTACGAAAGAATGGCCGAGGTCAAGGTTGGATACCTGCGGACGGAGGCCAGCGATCTGTTCTCCGACGAGTTCTCCCGGCTCGTCTCCGGCTTCAATCATATGCTGCGGGGAGTACGAATCCAGGCGGCACGCAATGATCAGCTGGTGGAGAGCTATTTTGCGACGCTCGCCGCAGCGCTGGATGCCCGCGATCCATATACGGCCGGACATTCCTTAAGGGTCGCCGAATATGCGGTCCAGATCGGCAATTTGGCCAGACTCCCGAAGCATGTGGTCGATCAGCTCCGCAAAGCGGCTCTGCTCCATGACATTGGAAAGATCGGCATACCTGACGCCGTACTGCTGAAGGAAGGACAGCTCAGCGAGGAGGAATGGGAACAGATCAAGGCTCATCCCGTATTGGGTGAGGCCATCCTGAAGCAGATTGAGCCAGCCGATGAGATGGCGGCATTTCTGCCGGGCGTCCGCTCCCATCATGAACGCTATGATGGCGCAGGCTACCCGGATGGCTTAAAGGGAGAAGAGATTCCGCTCTTCGGCAGAATTATTGCCGTTGCCGATGCCTTTGATGCGATGACCTCTGACCGCCCTTACCGCAAAGGCATGGATGCGGCAACGGCGATATGCATTCTGGAGAAGGGGAAGGGAACGCAATGGGACCCTTATTTTGTCGGATTATTCGTACAGGCGTATTACGAGAAGCAAACGTCTTGA
- a CDS encoding ATP-binding protein, translated as MNLAMLVTVAYLANVLYKYWFLKTPRRINYVLSVLLMIFSGWICMRFGFKLSDNVIFDLRFVPLLIATAVYSQPLTLVVIGFGIGLVRFTFGVTEAALAGFLNLTILGIVCAGINIWMQRSNFRFVIKGAIAILIVNAVNTINIAVFGVIPFRKYMLEIMPVVLPLGIVLSIVFAMMLRDFQLDRRRSIELKHANELLQSQTEELQKAKLALEERAQQLALASRYKSEFLANMSHELRTPLNSIINLAQMISENYPEKDSGSADYGRIIYRSGQELLQIINDILDLSKVEAGRLEIVQEEVNVKELPQLLYLQFEQTARQKGVGFDISTASDLPATIISDPQRIGQILRNLLSNAFKFTDKGNVRMEIYKVQANARGRGEYIAFAVKDTGIGIPPDKHKVIFEPFHQGDGSISRKYGGTGLGLPISRHLACLLGGWIDMESQEGEGSTFILYLPRSPHVQASGLPPAAEDKAMFAGRGISG; from the coding sequence ATGAATTTGGCTATGTTGGTTACCGTCGCTTATTTAGCGAATGTTTTATATAAGTATTGGTTTTTGAAAACGCCGCGCAGGATCAATTACGTTTTATCCGTGCTGCTTATGATTTTTTCCGGTTGGATCTGCATGAGGTTTGGCTTCAAGCTGAGCGACAATGTCATCTTCGATCTGAGGTTCGTTCCCCTTCTGATCGCTACAGCCGTATATTCGCAGCCACTTACGCTAGTGGTCATCGGCTTTGGAATCGGCTTGGTCCGGTTCACGTTTGGCGTGACTGAGGCTGCCCTCGCCGGATTTTTAAATTTGACGATTCTGGGCATCGTGTGCGCCGGAATCAACATATGGATGCAGAGAAGCAATTTTCGCTTCGTTATTAAAGGCGCGATCGCCATACTGATCGTCAATGCGGTAAATACGATTAACATTGCTGTATTCGGCGTAATTCCATTCCGAAAGTACATGCTGGAAATTATGCCCGTCGTGCTGCCGCTCGGCATCGTCTTAAGCATCGTATTCGCCATGATGCTGCGTGATTTCCAGCTGGACCGCCGCCGCTCAATTGAGCTTAAGCATGCGAACGAACTGCTGCAGAGCCAGACGGAGGAGCTGCAGAAAGCGAAGCTGGCGCTGGAGGAACGGGCACAGCAGCTTGCGCTCGCTTCCCGATATAAGTCGGAATTTCTGGCGAACATGTCCCATGAGTTAAGGACACCGCTCAACAGTATTATCAACTTGGCGCAGATGATCTCGGAGAATTATCCTGAGAAAGATTCAGGCTCTGCGGATTATGGACGAATCATCTACAGATCGGGGCAGGAGCTGCTGCAGATTATTAATGATATTCTTGATTTGTCGAAGGTGGAGGCGGGGCGGCTGGAAATCGTCCAGGAGGAAGTAAACGTAAAGGAGCTGCCGCAGCTGCTCTATTTACAGTTCGAACAGACGGCCCGGCAGAAGGGAGTAGGCTTCGACATCAGCACAGCTTCCGACTTGCCGGCTACGATCATCTCTGATCCCCAACGAATCGGGCAAATATTGCGCAATCTGCTCTCCAACGCTTTTAAATTTACGGACAAAGGTAATGTCAGGATGGAGATATACAAGGTACAAGCGAATGCGCGGGGCAGAGGTGAATATATCGCGTTTGCCGTGAAGGACACCGGGATCGGGATTCCGCCGGACAAGCACAAGGTCATCTTTGAACCGTTCCATCAGGGGGACGGCTCCATCAGCCGCAAGTATGGGGGGACAGGGCTTGGATTGCCGATCAGCAGGCATTTGGCTTGTCTGCTGGGCGGATGGATCGATATGGAGAGCCAAGAAGGCGAAGGAAGCACCTTTATACTCTACCTGCCTAGGTCTCCGCATGTGCAAGCATCCGGTTTGCCTCCAGCTGCCGAGGATAAAGCGATGTTTGCCGGACGCGGCATATCCGGTTAA
- a CDS encoding RidA family protein: MEKQVLSTTAAPGAIGPYSQGVVIGDLIYTSGQLGLVPETGQFAEGVEAQTAQALNNVKAILEAAGSGLDKVVKTTVFLKDMNDFVKVNEIYGSFFAEPYPARSAVEVARLPKDGLVEIEVIALK, from the coding sequence ATGGAAAAGCAAGTATTATCTACAACGGCAGCACCTGGAGCGATCGGGCCGTATTCGCAGGGAGTAGTCATCGGCGATCTCATATATACCTCCGGGCAGCTTGGCCTCGTTCCGGAGACCGGACAATTCGCGGAGGGAGTGGAAGCTCAGACGGCTCAAGCGCTGAACAATGTGAAAGCGATTCTTGAGGCGGCGGGAAGCGGCCTGGACAAGGTCGTGAAAACGACAGTATTCTTAAAGGATATGAATGATTTCGTAAAGGTAAATGAAATCTACGGCTCGTTTTTTGCCGAGCCTTATCCGGCACGCAGTGCGGTTGAGGTTGCCCGTCTTCCGAAGGACGGCTTGGTCGAGATCGAAGTTATTGCACTGAAGTAA
- a CDS encoding tryptophan-rich sensory protein — MFRNNAFRWWNALFYAAVLGVNYLAMAIPMGGMTTGQLSDKYHTPITPAGYAFMIWALIYLLLAGYIVYQLRRNTGRQDSVLAISYWFILSCIFNMAWVFLWQYQYIALSFAAMLALLLSLAVIYAKTRYVYTPTSGETWLLRLPFSIYFGWICVATLVNLAVILFHGGLGINLNPKTAGIILLSAGTAAAIGITLRPRDGVLPLVFVWAYAAIAIEQKSIPGLSMTAAVLAFILLLYALWIGLMRSRERD, encoded by the coding sequence ATGTTTCGTAACAATGCCTTCCGCTGGTGGAATGCGCTGTTCTATGCGGCCGTCCTCGGCGTCAATTATTTGGCCATGGCGATTCCGATGGGCGGGATGACCACCGGGCAATTATCCGACAAATATCATACCCCCATCACGCCGGCCGGATACGCGTTTATGATCTGGGCGCTAATCTATCTATTGCTAGCCGGATATATCGTATATCAGCTGCGAAGAAATACCGGAAGACAGGATTCCGTGCTGGCCATTTCCTATTGGTTCATCCTGTCCTGTATTTTTAATATGGCCTGGGTATTCTTATGGCAGTATCAATATATCGCATTATCCTTTGCCGCCATGCTCGCCCTGCTTCTATCGCTTGCCGTCATCTATGCCAAGACCCGCTACGTCTATACGCCAACTTCTGGAGAGACTTGGCTGCTCCGGCTGCCATTCAGCATTTATTTTGGATGGATTTGCGTGGCCACGCTGGTTAATCTCGCTGTTATTCTCTTCCATGGAGGTCTCGGGATAAACCTGAATCCCAAAACAGCAGGGATTATCCTGCTATCCGCAGGCACCGCTGCTGCTATCGGAATAACCCTCCGCCCCCGCGATGGTGTGCTGCCGCTGGTATTCGTCTGGGCTTATGCGGCCATTGCCATTGAACAGAAGAGCATCCCTGGACTCAGCATGACCGCTGCCGTCCTCGCCTTCATTTTATTGCTGTATGCGCTGTGGATTGGACTTATGCGTTCGCGAGAGCGGGATTGA